A region of Myxococcus stipitatus DSM 14675 DNA encodes the following proteins:
- a CDS encoding phage baseplate assembly protein — translation MPEITLHINGKAFGGWKSGQVTRGIEAISGGFDLSVSDRWESGREPWAIHEEDRCAVRIGNETLITGYVDKRRLSFDAGSRSIEVAGRDRTGDLVDCSAVLDKWEYLDVPVLELAQKAAAPFGVTVKLGAGIAEPPPARKISVDPGDSAFTVLERLCRAASLLPVSDGLGGLALLRPGSRRADDALVEGENVLAFSGEFDATGRYRRYVLMGQHAGSDKWFGEATTSITAEAYDSAVRRAARVLVVRPEGNLSGAQAKTRAEWEATVRAARATSLTVRVQGWTQSTGKVWPVNALVAVRAPHAGVKGTMLISQATYRLSESSTETELTLRPPSAFKPEPLLEPEGLWKEIAKGV, via the coding sequence ATGCCTGAGATTACTCTGCACATCAACGGCAAGGCGTTCGGCGGCTGGAAGTCAGGCCAGGTCACTCGCGGAATAGAGGCAATCTCGGGGGGCTTCGACCTCAGTGTCTCAGATCGTTGGGAGTCGGGGCGCGAGCCGTGGGCGATTCACGAGGAAGACCGGTGCGCGGTTCGCATCGGTAACGAGACACTCATCACCGGCTATGTCGACAAGCGCCGACTCTCGTTTGACGCGGGCTCGCGTTCCATTGAGGTGGCAGGTCGGGACAGGACTGGCGATCTCGTCGACTGCAGCGCCGTGTTGGACAAGTGGGAGTATCTGGACGTGCCGGTGCTCGAACTGGCTCAGAAGGCGGCCGCTCCGTTCGGCGTCACCGTGAAGCTGGGCGCCGGAATCGCCGAGCCCCCGCCCGCGCGTAAGATCTCCGTCGACCCTGGCGATTCCGCATTCACCGTCCTCGAGCGCCTGTGCCGGGCAGCGAGTCTTCTCCCCGTGTCCGACGGCTTGGGGGGCCTGGCGTTGCTGCGCCCCGGCTCAAGGCGCGCTGACGATGCGCTCGTCGAGGGTGAGAACGTCCTCGCGTTCAGTGGCGAATTCGACGCGACCGGGCGTTACCGTCGGTATGTGCTGATGGGTCAGCACGCGGGCAGCGACAAGTGGTTCGGCGAGGCGACCACGTCGATCACCGCGGAAGCGTATGACTCCGCCGTGAGGCGCGCGGCCCGCGTGCTCGTGGTGCGGCCCGAAGGCAACCTCAGCGGCGCTCAGGCGAAGACTCGCGCCGAGTGGGAAGCGACAGTGCGCGCGGCCCGAGCGACGTCGCTCACCGTGCGCGTGCAAGGCTGGACGCAATCCACGGGCAAGGTGTGGCCCGTCAACGCGCTCGTCGCCGTGCGCGCGCCGCACGCGGGCGTCAAGGGCACCATGTTGATTTCGCAGGCGACCTACCGGTTGAGCGAGAGCAGTACGGAGACGGAGCTCACCTTGAGACCGCCAAGCGCATTCAAGCCGGAACCGCTCCTGGAACCCGAAGGTCTTTGGAAAGAGATCGCGAAGGGTGTATGA
- a CDS encoding DNA circularization protein: protein MSWRDRMGPASFRGAAFHVESSEHSGGRRGVTHEYPFKDRAYREDLGGSARAFGVDGFVIGAEYMAARDALRAELEKAGPGRLVHPYYGELTVSVDSFKISERTSDGGMARFSIEFVESESKPVQPVARVDAPEQVRASAVAAREAVTAAFLSAYQPGSTPYTPSLSNMLGSATTAVESALSRVQLDTQSAAIQRLRLVRNRDDLAGLARAPGEIVDTVAALLGGFVGAGMSRAVASVYSFAPGVRPPSTTPSRRQEQVNFDTLKAFVQRSVAVRVAELALEENFASYTDAVTARDHVTTMVDEQAEAVTDDAFPALYQLRADVVRALPPPDADLPRLLPMSPVETTPSLVLVYQIYGSLTLEADLVERNSVRNPCFVLAGRQLEVLSDA, encoded by the coding sequence ATGAGTTGGCGTGACCGGATGGGTCCGGCGTCATTCCGTGGCGCTGCGTTTCATGTCGAGTCGTCGGAGCATTCCGGTGGGCGCCGAGGGGTGACGCACGAGTACCCGTTCAAAGACCGCGCATATCGCGAGGACCTGGGGGGGTCGGCTCGAGCGTTCGGTGTCGACGGGTTCGTCATCGGTGCCGAATACATGGCGGCGCGTGACGCGTTGCGCGCGGAGCTCGAGAAGGCGGGGCCTGGGAGGCTCGTTCATCCATACTACGGCGAGCTCACTGTCTCGGTGGATTCGTTCAAGATCAGCGAACGCACCTCAGACGGCGGCATGGCGCGGTTCTCGATTGAGTTCGTCGAGAGTGAGTCGAAGCCGGTGCAGCCCGTTGCGCGAGTCGATGCGCCCGAACAGGTTCGAGCATCGGCAGTCGCCGCAAGGGAGGCTGTCACCGCCGCGTTTCTGTCCGCGTACCAGCCCGGATCGACGCCTTACACACCATCGTTGAGCAACATGCTTGGGAGCGCCACGACGGCGGTTGAATCGGCACTCTCTCGGGTGCAGCTCGACACACAGTCCGCCGCGATTCAGCGGTTGCGCCTCGTACGCAACCGGGATGACTTGGCGGGCCTGGCTCGTGCGCCGGGAGAGATTGTCGACACCGTCGCTGCGTTGCTCGGTGGGTTCGTTGGCGCTGGCATGTCTCGTGCGGTGGCGTCCGTCTACAGCTTCGCGCCGGGTGTGCGCCCGCCTTCGACCACGCCGAGCAGGCGTCAGGAGCAGGTGAACTTCGACACGCTGAAGGCGTTCGTCCAGCGCTCCGTCGCGGTCCGCGTCGCGGAACTTGCGCTCGAGGAGAACTTCGCGAGCTACACGGACGCTGTCACCGCACGCGACCATGTGACGACCATGGTCGACGAGCAGGCCGAGGCCGTAACGGACGACGCCTTCCCGGCGCTGTACCAGCTTCGCGCGGACGTTGTCCGTGCACTGCCGCCCCCCGACGCGGACTTGCCGCGCCTTCTGCCGATGTCGCCCGTGGAGACGACGCCTTCGCTCGTGTTGGTGTACCAGATCTACGGAAGCCTCACCTTGGAAGCGGACCTGGTCGAGCGCAATAGCGTGCGCAATCCGTGTTTCGTGCTGGCCGGACGGCAGCTTGAGGTGCTCTCCGATGCCTGA
- a CDS encoding phage tail tape measure protein TP901, core region: protein MGEMKYPLALVVRAVDKATAPFTAMADKMTKATRPLNVGMERLGSRISVIGKRFSTMGKAVGLPKVAENIRGMGEAAGNFSGALGTLVGQLTAIGLASGLAFYGFVRGAEAAGSRLEDLSTKTGFAVNAFAELEYAAKRGGVENEQFAAGMGKFNKSLSEARRKAGPLYALLSKVAPLYAQQLKGVSSNEEAFNLVAKAMAKLPDSGRRAELAAAAFGEAGAGMALALKDGPDAVNALREEYRRLVGDQSAFAAGAGALGDSFDMLELALLGARNALAGALFPAVTKLSAAVTAFAVKNREGLRQWAERTGTAIQAWVDGGGLDRLSESLRSLASTVSGAVDKLGGLENAAKMAAVVLGAPLIGASVQLGVSVGQLAVSLGGLVARLWAVVAASKAGTVALGGLKAAALTAVVGPLKTAGAATVAFSSKLTTTLVGACTTAVAAIRAFSFTSLIAGLTSAATAVWGFTVALLANPITWIVAGIALLAGAVYLIYRNWGPISEWFSELWVGIKLVAAVAWIQFKSWLATNVAPIVAQLMGYWEPLEAFFVGLWDTIVAAFDSAMSKIAPVLEVLKALNPMRLFEDSASGPNLLAPRGAPLLPPGPAPLATQTGSEAFVQVDFNNLPAGTRVQPARGNTAPLALNLGYSMGPL, encoded by the coding sequence ATGGGAGAGATGAAATACCCACTCGCGCTCGTCGTCCGTGCTGTCGACAAGGCGACGGCGCCATTCACGGCAATGGCTGACAAGATGACCAAGGCGACCCGTCCATTGAACGTGGGCATGGAGCGCCTTGGGAGTCGCATCAGCGTCATCGGCAAGCGCTTCTCGACGATGGGCAAGGCGGTTGGTCTGCCCAAGGTGGCCGAGAACATCCGCGGCATGGGCGAAGCCGCGGGCAATTTCAGCGGCGCGCTGGGCACCCTGGTGGGGCAGCTCACGGCGATTGGGCTCGCGAGCGGCTTGGCGTTCTACGGATTCGTCCGCGGCGCCGAAGCCGCTGGCTCGCGGCTCGAAGACCTCAGCACGAAGACGGGATTCGCGGTCAACGCGTTCGCCGAGCTCGAGTACGCGGCGAAGCGAGGCGGCGTAGAGAACGAGCAGTTCGCCGCGGGCATGGGGAAGTTCAACAAGTCGTTGTCGGAGGCGCGCCGCAAGGCGGGGCCGCTCTACGCACTGCTCTCCAAGGTCGCGCCGCTGTACGCCCAGCAACTCAAGGGCGTGTCCTCAAACGAGGAGGCGTTCAACCTCGTCGCCAAAGCCATGGCGAAGTTGCCCGATTCCGGGCGGCGCGCGGAGCTCGCCGCGGCCGCCTTCGGCGAGGCCGGTGCTGGGATGGCCCTGGCCCTCAAGGACGGGCCGGACGCCGTCAACGCTCTACGTGAGGAGTACCGCCGCCTCGTGGGAGACCAGTCAGCGTTCGCCGCCGGCGCGGGCGCATTGGGCGACAGCTTCGACATGCTCGAGCTCGCGCTGCTCGGTGCGCGAAACGCGCTCGCGGGCGCGTTGTTTCCTGCGGTGACGAAGCTGTCGGCCGCTGTAACGGCGTTCGCCGTTAAGAACCGAGAGGGCTTGCGCCAGTGGGCCGAGCGCACCGGCACAGCAATCCAGGCGTGGGTCGACGGCGGTGGGCTTGATCGGCTCTCGGAATCATTGCGGTCCCTCGCCTCGACAGTGTCGGGAGCGGTCGACAAACTCGGCGGACTCGAGAACGCGGCGAAGATGGCGGCAGTGGTGTTGGGTGCTCCACTGATCGGCGCATCGGTACAGTTGGGAGTTTCCGTAGGTCAGCTCGCCGTGTCACTTGGCGGCCTCGTGGCGCGACTCTGGGCCGTCGTCGCCGCGTCCAAGGCGGGGACTGTTGCGCTTGGAGGACTGAAGGCGGCGGCTCTCACCGCGGTTGTCGGCCCGTTGAAGACTGCAGGTGCTGCGACAGTGGCGTTCTCGAGCAAGCTCACGACAACGCTTGTCGGAGCATGCACGACAGCGGTCGCCGCCATTCGCGCGTTCTCCTTCACGTCGCTCATCGCTGGGTTGACATCAGCGGCGACGGCTGTCTGGGGATTCACCGTGGCACTTCTCGCGAATCCCATCACTTGGATTGTTGCGGGAATCGCCCTGCTCGCGGGCGCGGTGTATCTCATCTACCGAAACTGGGGTCCGATATCCGAGTGGTTCAGCGAGCTTTGGGTCGGAATCAAGCTCGTCGCCGCCGTGGCATGGATCCAGTTCAAATCGTGGCTCGCGACGAATGTGGCACCAATCGTTGCGCAACTTATGGGGTATTGGGAGCCACTGGAGGCGTTCTTCGTCGGCCTCTGGGACACCATCGTCGCCGCGTTCGACAGCGCCATGTCGAAGATTGCTCCTGTCCTTGAGGTCCTCAAGGCGCTGAATCCAATGCGGCTGTTTGAGGACTCGGCGAGCGGGCCGAACCTGCTCGCGCCGCGTGGGGCGCCACTGCTCCCACCTGGTCCGGCACCGCTCGCGACGCAGACTGGGAGTGAGGCGTTCGTCCAGGTTGACTTCAATAACCTCCCGGCCGGAACCCGCGTTCAGCCGGCCCGCGGTAACACGGCCCCGCTCGCGCTCAATCTCGGGTACTCCATGGGGCCGCTATGA
- a CDS encoding phage tail assembly protein: MSTTVDVTLDYPVPLGKETYSKLTLTPVTRYFRQQKISTRPDGGVEFDLHGMAVVGAKMAGLTMAEALVDAMHPSDAMKLATEVMSFFEPPQKTGNTPSP; this comes from the coding sequence ATGTCAACCACCGTCGACGTTACGCTGGACTACCCCGTGCCGCTTGGAAAGGAGACCTACTCCAAGCTCACGCTCACCCCCGTCACGCGCTACTTCCGCCAGCAGAAGATCTCCACGCGCCCTGATGGTGGCGTGGAGTTCGACTTGCACGGCATGGCCGTGGTCGGCGCGAAGATGGCGGGCCTCACCATGGCCGAGGCGCTCGTTGACGCCATGCACCCCTCGGACGCGATGAAGCTGGCTACCGAGGTGATGAGTTTTTTCGAGCCGCCCCAGAAGACTGGGAACACGCCGTCGCCGTAA
- a CDS encoding phage tail tube protein: MSTRRGGIISLNINGVLYDCKGNFTYSLGLGLREGIVGADRPHGFKETPQIPYIEGEITDRKDLKLKDLLSLTEATATLSLANGKTVVLSRAYYAGDGVGNTEEGNIQLRLEGETAEEI, translated from the coding sequence ATGTCAACGCGACGCGGTGGCATCATCAGTCTCAACATCAACGGCGTGTTGTACGACTGCAAGGGGAACTTCACGTACAGCCTTGGTCTTGGCTTGCGTGAGGGAATCGTCGGAGCAGACCGCCCCCACGGGTTCAAGGAGACGCCCCAGATCCCCTACATCGAAGGGGAGATCACGGACCGCAAGGACTTGAAGCTCAAGGACTTGCTGTCGCTGACCGAGGCCACCGCGACGCTGTCGCTGGCGAACGGCAAGACGGTGGTGCTCAGCCGCGCCTACTACGCTGGGGACGGAGTCGGGAACACGGAGGAAGGAAACATCCAACTGCGTCTCGAGGGTGAGACGGCCGAGGAGATCTGA
- a CDS encoding phage tail sheath subtilisin-like domain-containing protein: MTFNTIPAAVRAPWVAVEFDSSRSSQGSTEMPYAALIAGQKTTGTWAANTYHRVSNADQVAVGAGRGSQLHRQARAWFRNNTTTELWVGVLEDNASGVAATCTVTVTGTATENGALSFRVGGQLVQVPVAAGDAQNAVAANTAAAFPSVSDLPVTGVAATNVVTLTSRGKGTWANDIDVRLNYSDGEKTPAGLTVVITPMASGATNPLLTSLIAALGDKWFNIIVHPYTDATSLTAIETELARRFGPMTMIDGMAFTSAAGTVADLTTLGNSRNSPHSCVVAQPGDNPLTPPDEFAAAVAAVAAFHGAIDPARPFQTLPVVGTLQPAEADLFTFEERNGLLYDGIATTRTAAGGIVQLERLITTYQTNASGGPDRSYLDVTRLLTLMYLRYDFRTTIQGKYARHKLGNDGGRYASGQPIITPSTGRAEAVAWFRRHEAAGLVEDFDQFLADLVCERDTNDPSRLNWYLAPNMINQFIFGAAKISFID, translated from the coding sequence ATGACTTTCAATACCATTCCTGCGGCCGTCCGGGCTCCGTGGGTTGCCGTTGAGTTCGACAGCTCGCGCTCCTCTCAGGGCTCCACTGAGATGCCCTATGCGGCTCTGATCGCGGGCCAGAAGACGACGGGCACCTGGGCGGCCAACACCTACCACCGCGTTTCGAACGCCGATCAGGTCGCGGTCGGCGCGGGCCGAGGATCGCAGCTCCACCGACAGGCACGCGCGTGGTTTCGGAACAACACCACCACGGAGCTGTGGGTCGGTGTCCTCGAGGACAACGCATCCGGCGTCGCGGCAACGTGCACTGTGACGGTGACGGGCACCGCGACAGAGAACGGAGCCCTGTCGTTCCGGGTGGGCGGGCAGCTCGTCCAGGTGCCGGTGGCGGCGGGCGACGCGCAGAACGCCGTCGCGGCGAACACCGCCGCAGCGTTTCCCTCCGTGTCGGACTTGCCAGTGACGGGCGTGGCGGCGACGAATGTCGTGACACTCACGAGCCGGGGCAAGGGCACCTGGGCGAATGACATCGACGTCCGGCTGAACTACAGCGACGGCGAGAAGACGCCGGCCGGGCTGACTGTCGTCATCACGCCGATGGCATCGGGCGCGACGAATCCGCTCCTCACGTCGCTCATCGCGGCGCTGGGCGACAAGTGGTTCAACATCATCGTCCATCCGTACACCGACGCCACGTCGCTGACGGCCATCGAGACGGAGCTCGCACGCCGCTTCGGACCCATGACGATGATCGATGGCATGGCGTTCACCAGCGCCGCCGGCACCGTGGCGGACCTGACGACGCTGGGGAACAGCCGGAACTCGCCGCACTCCTGCGTCGTCGCCCAGCCCGGCGACAATCCCCTGACGCCGCCGGACGAGTTCGCCGCGGCGGTCGCGGCGGTGGCCGCCTTCCACGGCGCCATTGACCCGGCGCGTCCGTTCCAGACGCTTCCCGTGGTGGGCACGCTGCAGCCGGCTGAGGCCGATCTCTTCACCTTCGAGGAGCGCAACGGCCTGCTGTATGATGGCATTGCGACGACACGCACTGCAGCCGGCGGCATCGTGCAGCTCGAGCGCCTCATCACCACGTACCAGACGAACGCGTCTGGCGGGCCGGACCGTTCCTACCTCGACGTCACGCGCCTGTTGACGCTGATGTATCTGCGATACGACTTCCGCACGACGATTCAGGGCAAGTATGCGCGCCACAAGCTGGGCAACGACGGCGGGCGGTATGCCTCCGGGCAGCCCATCATCACGCCCAGCACCGGCCGTGCCGAAGCAGTGGCCTGGTTCCGTCGGCACGAGGCAGCTGGTCTGGTCGAGGACTTCGACCAATTCCTGGCGGATCTGGTGTGCGAACGAGACACCAACGACCCGAGCCGACTCAACTGGTATCTGGCGCCCAACATGATCAACCAGTTCATCTTCGGCGCCGCCAAGATCAGCTTCATCGACTGA
- a CDS encoding DUF2635 domain-containing protein: protein MFVKPKPGALVRDPVTRQPLPVEGREVPENSFWLRRLAVGDVLPNQNTDRVLAEPEEGEQ, encoded by the coding sequence ATGTTTGTCAAGCCGAAGCCCGGCGCGCTTGTGCGCGATCCAGTGACGAGGCAGCCACTTCCCGTCGAGGGCCGCGAGGTGCCAGAGAATTCGTTCTGGTTGCGTAGACTCGCTGTTGGCGACGTGCTACCGAACCAGAACACGGACCGCGTTCTGGCCGAGCCCGAGGAGGGCGAGCAATGA
- a CDS encoding head-tail joining protein, which translates to MSFAAQLAIADVAVLEHLGEEQDVRYVASNGAVADVRGIFDEAYVKVEAGEVGYSSSGPAVFLRTAGLSSDPRTDDFRVVARGKTYKLREAMPDGMGGILLLLHWVV; encoded by the coding sequence GTGAGCTTCGCCGCGCAGCTCGCCATCGCTGACGTCGCCGTCCTCGAGCATCTCGGGGAGGAGCAGGACGTCAGGTATGTCGCCAGCAACGGCGCGGTGGCGGACGTGCGCGGCATCTTCGACGAGGCGTACGTCAAGGTCGAGGCTGGCGAGGTGGGGTATTCGAGCAGCGGCCCCGCCGTCTTCCTCCGCACGGCGGGCCTTTCGAGCGACCCTCGCACCGACGACTTCCGCGTCGTGGCGAGAGGCAAGACGTACAAGCTCCGCGAGGCAATGCCCGACGGGATGGGCGGGATCCTCCTGCTCCTGCACTGGGTGGTGTGA
- a CDS encoding DUF2190 family protein, with protein sequence MNNYSQLGETVTLTAPYAVSSGEGALVGSLFGVATGNVASGAEGEFLTCGVVVLKKTSAQAWTQGAKVYWDNAARECTTTASTNALIGCALSAAANPSATGAVRLNGAVA encoded by the coding sequence ATGAACAACTACAGTCAGCTGGGCGAAACTGTCACTCTCACCGCGCCCTACGCCGTTTCGTCCGGCGAAGGCGCCCTCGTTGGCAGCCTCTTCGGCGTGGCGACTGGCAACGTCGCCAGCGGCGCCGAGGGCGAGTTCCTCACGTGCGGTGTCGTCGTGCTCAAGAAGACGTCCGCCCAGGCTTGGACGCAGGGGGCGAAGGTCTACTGGGACAACGCCGCCCGCGAGTGCACCACGACCGCGTCGACGAACGCGCTGATCGGTTGCGCCCTGTCCGCCGCCGCGAACCCGAGCGCGACGGGCGCCGTCCGGCTCAACGGGGCGGTGGCGTGA
- a CDS encoding prohead protease/major capsid protein fusion protein, producing MSSTSQTREIGPLSMRAEIVPGSLNDQDRTVEVIWTTGARVLRSTWWDGDFYEELSLDPKHVRMERFQSGRAPHLIGHNGWDPDAHVGVLESAALEKKRGVGKLRVLKDDEQADKEWNKIRQGIRTSFSVGYRVYKYEKTEAGEGTIPVYRAVDWEPYEVSSVPMPADIGAHTRSATDRGALNPCQVINVTRGEPPQKEQHTMSKENPQAAPTDQAATARAATEAHGAQVNEDQVRAAERERISTIQALVRKHGVDEAVAAKLVADNATVEQARKAVLDALATRSDEAGISSHQRVTGGEDEKDKRLRGMSGWLFERANATETIEGAKKNARLSRHFKDAATDGGEFRGMSLADLARECLERDGVKTRGMSRMDMIGRAFTHRSGGYQTTSDFGLLFENVMHKLLLGAYATAPDTWRRIAKTDTVPDFRTSNRYRNGSFGVLDSKTEAGEFKNKAIPDGAKSTISTGTKGNIIALTREAIINDDMGALADVASRFGRAAGLSVETDVYALLTANSGLGPTMSDGNTFFHATRGNIGAAGALSVDSLDADRVTMASLKDQSNNDFLDLRPRTLVVPIGLGGRARIYNQAQYDPDVTSKFQVPNKVVGLFGDVLDSPRLSGTRRYMLVDPAIAAAFVVVFLEGSGEAPVMETQDGWRVDGTEWKLRIDYKAQAFDPKGALTNAGA from the coding sequence ATGAGTTCGACTTCCCAGACGCGCGAGATTGGACCGCTGTCGATGCGAGCCGAGATTGTCCCCGGCTCGCTGAACGACCAAGACCGCACCGTCGAGGTCATCTGGACGACTGGGGCACGAGTGCTCCGCTCGACGTGGTGGGACGGTGATTTTTACGAGGAGCTGAGTCTCGACCCGAAGCATGTCCGAATGGAGCGCTTCCAGTCCGGTCGCGCCCCTCATCTCATCGGTCACAATGGATGGGACCCGGACGCGCACGTCGGTGTCCTTGAGTCAGCCGCGCTCGAGAAGAAGCGCGGCGTCGGCAAGCTGCGCGTATTGAAGGACGACGAGCAGGCCGACAAGGAGTGGAACAAGATCCGCCAGGGTATTCGAACGAGTTTCTCGGTCGGATACCGGGTCTACAAGTACGAGAAGACGGAGGCGGGCGAGGGAACCATCCCGGTTTATCGCGCGGTCGACTGGGAGCCGTACGAGGTGAGCTCAGTCCCCATGCCGGCGGACATCGGTGCCCACACGCGCAGCGCCACCGACCGTGGGGCCCTGAACCCCTGCCAGGTCATCAACGTCACCCGCGGCGAGCCGCCGCAGAAGGAGCAGCACACCATGTCGAAGGAGAACCCCCAGGCGGCGCCGACCGATCAGGCCGCCACGGCGCGCGCGGCGACCGAGGCCCACGGCGCCCAGGTGAACGAGGACCAGGTCCGCGCCGCCGAGCGCGAGCGCATCTCGACCATCCAGGCGCTCGTGCGCAAGCACGGCGTGGACGAGGCTGTCGCCGCCAAGCTCGTGGCGGACAACGCCACCGTCGAACAAGCTCGCAAGGCCGTGCTCGACGCGCTCGCCACGCGCAGCGACGAAGCGGGCATCAGCTCTCACCAGCGTGTCACCGGCGGGGAGGACGAGAAGGACAAGCGGCTCCGTGGAATGTCGGGGTGGCTGTTCGAGCGGGCCAACGCCACCGAGACCATCGAGGGCGCGAAGAAGAACGCGCGGCTCAGCCGCCACTTCAAGGACGCCGCCACGGACGGCGGCGAGTTCCGTGGCATGTCGCTCGCCGACCTGGCGCGCGAGTGCCTCGAGCGTGACGGCGTCAAGACCCGCGGCATGTCCCGGATGGACATGATCGGGCGCGCCTTCACCCACCGCTCGGGCGGCTACCAGACGACCAGCGACTTCGGTCTGCTGTTCGAGAACGTCATGCACAAGCTCCTGCTCGGGGCCTACGCGACGGCCCCGGACACGTGGCGTCGCATCGCGAAGACGGACACCGTGCCGGACTTCCGCACGAGCAACCGCTACCGCAACGGTTCGTTCGGCGTGCTCGACTCCAAGACGGAGGCGGGCGAGTTCAAGAACAAGGCGATTCCGGACGGCGCGAAGTCGACGATCTCCACCGGGACGAAGGGCAACATCATCGCCCTCACCCGTGAGGCGATCATCAACGACGATATGGGCGCCCTGGCGGACGTCGCGTCGCGGTTCGGCCGCGCAGCAGGGCTCAGCGTCGAGACGGACGTGTACGCGCTGCTGACCGCGAACAGCGGCCTGGGCCCGACGATGTCCGACGGCAACACGTTCTTCCACGCAACCCGCGGCAATATCGGCGCGGCCGGCGCGCTGTCCGTGGACTCTCTCGACGCCGACCGCGTCACCATGGCGTCGCTCAAGGACCAGTCGAACAACGATTTCCTGGATCTGCGCCCGCGGACCCTGGTCGTGCCCATCGGTCTCGGCGGACGGGCGCGCATCTACAACCAGGCGCAGTACGACCCCGACGTCACATCGAAGTTCCAGGTGCCGAACAAGGTCGTCGGTCTCTTCGGCGACGTGCTCGACAGCCCCCGCCTCTCGGGCACGCGCCGCTACATGCTCGTCGACCCGGCCATCGCGGCGGCCTTCGTGGTGGTGTTCCTCGAGGGTTCGGGCGAGGCGCCGGTCATGGAGACCCAGGACGGCTGGCGCGTGGACGGCACGGAATGGAAGCTCCGCATCGACTACAAGGCGCAGGCGTTCGACCCCAAGGGCGCGCTCACCAACGCCGGGGCGTGA
- a CDS encoding phage portal protein: MMNALDKFTARFAPRWTLERVRARMTLDTAVRHYEAAQQGRRTSGWARSRGDANATAGSALAELRMHARDLERNCGWARRGLSVIAGNTVAWGIVPRPKHAQAKDISVLWKSWAESLRCESGGRLTFYGLQELVVRSVARDGEILIRRRPRRPEDGLAVPLQLQVLEADYLDTAKDNLTGEAGGPIIQGIEYDKLDRRVAYWLFPEHPGSARSVGQSKRIPASEVATIYLPERAGQGRGVSWLAASVLDLKDFDEFEDAELSRQKVAAMFAGYMTDADGVGGGAFGESDKKDPLTQHIQPGTILSLPPGRQVTMANPPSVVEGTFAQRRLRKVAASWGVTYEDLTGDYSQVNYSSARMARVAHWRNVHRWQWHMVVPQLCQVVWGWFIEAAALAGLAPEGVEADWTVPPMPMIEPVQEGLAYSRLIRNGVLTHAQAILEQGRDPELHWDEYREGLDELDKREIWLDSDPRRTSAAGLTQERAGLNKGGDTSEEGG, encoded by the coding sequence ATGATGAACGCCCTCGACAAATTCACTGCGCGGTTCGCGCCACGCTGGACGCTCGAGCGCGTCCGCGCGCGCATGACGCTCGATACTGCCGTCCGCCACTACGAGGCGGCGCAGCAAGGGCGCCGGACGTCTGGCTGGGCGCGCAGCCGCGGGGACGCCAATGCCACGGCGGGCTCAGCGCTGGCTGAGCTGCGCATGCATGCACGAGACCTCGAGCGCAACTGCGGCTGGGCGCGCCGCGGCTTGAGCGTCATCGCCGGCAACACCGTGGCGTGGGGCATCGTCCCCCGTCCGAAGCACGCGCAGGCGAAAGACATCTCCGTGTTGTGGAAATCGTGGGCTGAGTCTCTTCGGTGTGAGTCCGGCGGGCGGCTGACGTTCTACGGGCTTCAAGAGCTTGTCGTTCGCTCGGTCGCGCGGGACGGAGAGATCCTCATCCGCAGGCGCCCGCGCCGCCCCGAAGACGGACTCGCCGTGCCGTTGCAGCTGCAGGTGCTCGAGGCTGACTACCTCGACACCGCCAAGGACAACCTCACTGGTGAAGCCGGAGGCCCGATCATCCAGGGCATCGAGTATGACAAGCTGGATCGTCGCGTTGCCTACTGGCTGTTTCCGGAGCACCCGGGAAGTGCGCGGAGCGTCGGGCAGTCAAAGCGCATCCCCGCGTCCGAGGTCGCGACGATCTACCTTCCTGAGCGGGCGGGCCAGGGCCGCGGAGTCTCCTGGCTTGCGGCGTCTGTGCTCGACCTCAAGGATTTTGACGAGTTTGAGGACGCGGAACTTTCGCGGCAGAAGGTCGCGGCGATGTTTGCCGGATACATGACGGACGCGGATGGGGTGGGTGGGGGCGCGTTCGGCGAGTCCGACAAGAAGGACCCTCTGACCCAACACATCCAGCCAGGCACGATCTTGTCCCTTCCGCCCGGGCGACAGGTGACGATGGCCAACCCACCCTCCGTGGTGGAAGGGACGTTCGCCCAGCGCCGGTTGCGCAAGGTGGCCGCGAGCTGGGGCGTCACGTACGAGGACCTGACGGGCGACTACAGCCAGGTCAACTACTCGAGCGCGCGCATGGCGCGCGTCGCGCACTGGCGTAACGTGCACCGGTGGCAGTGGCACATGGTGGTCCCCCAGTTGTGCCAGGTCGTGTGGGGCTGGTTCATCGAAGCCGCGGCGCTCGCGGGCCTCGCGCCGGAAGGTGTCGAGGCCGACTGGACGGTGCCACCCATGCCGATGATTGAGCCCGTGCAAGAGGGACTCGCGTACAGCCGGCTCATCCGCAACGGCGTCTTGACGCACGCCCAAGCGATCCTCGAGCAGGGGCGCGACCCCGAGCTGCATTGGGACGAGTACAGGGAAGGTCTCGACGAGCTCGACAAGCGGGAGATCTGGCTCGACAGCGACCCGCGGCGTACCAGCGCAGCCGGTCTCACCCAGGAGCGCGCCGGCCTGAACAAGGGCGGCGACACTTCGGAGGAGGGCGGCTAG